A window of the Phaseolus vulgaris cultivar G19833 chromosome 5, P. vulgaris v2.0, whole genome shotgun sequence genome harbors these coding sequences:
- the LOC137835339 gene encoding transcription factor bHLH123-like, with amino-acid sequence MADDQFQASGNWWDTARNVRYESRTSHSSSSAITNIGNFGWQASDMAEMKPRSSMDSSSVVFHDSQNKLQPPDSTTSTDPNLHIMDLGLSSQAMDWNQASLLRGEKGTENSFRSMLQENLSSSRTNFQQETGVELSQQVQWRSEKMFSADSSSNEFKQVNRGFSLDQSKFSPQYSSGDSTVTSQGLPSSNFQMDSSALYGTPSILQGLLGPDHNNQPQQQQPSSFENRSISFPYPTTYGLNSNNDLVPSWSKVPQFLRGSPPKQPPSNQLHFTNNAPFWNASEAANFKDIRASFFPSLQPPFSTPNFEVQSKNISEVRERGTVGKKSGNEPAPKRTRNETPSPMPAFKMRKEKMGDRITALQQLVSPFGKTDTASVLSEAIEYIKFLHEQVTALSTPYMKTGAPIQIQQNSGKCKETEGPKQDLRSRGLCLVPVSSTFPVTHETTVDFWTPTFGGASR; translated from the exons ATGGCAGATGATCAATTTCAGGCAAGTGGGAACTGGTGGGACACAGCAAGGAACGTCAGATATGAAAGCCGGACGTCACACTCATCTTCCTCTGCCATCACCAACATAGGCAACTTTGGTTGGCAAGCTTCAGATATGGCAGAAATGAAGCCAAGGTCTTCCATGGATTCTTCTTCTGTGGTTTTTCATGACTCACAGAATAAGCTTCAACCCCCAGATTCTACAACTTCCACTGACCCCAACTTGCATATCATGGATCTAGGCCTGTCATCCCAAGCCATGGATTGGAATCAAGCATCTTTGTT ACGAGGAGAGAAGGGTACTGAGAATAGTTTCAGATCGATGTTGCAAGAGAATTTGAGCTCATCAAGAACCAATTTTCAGCAAGAAACTGGGGTGGAGTTGTCTCAACAAGTTCAATGGAGGTCAGAGAAGATGTTCTCTGCAGATTCTTCAAGCAATGAGTTCAAGCAAGTGAATAGGGGCTTCTCCTTGGATCAAAGCAAGTTTAGTCCACAATATAGCTCTGGGGACAGCACAGTGACAAGCCAAGGGTTACCCTCTTCTAACTTTCAGATGGATTCCTCAGCCTTGTATGGGACCCCTTCAATATTGCAAGGACTATTGGGACCTGATCACAATAACCAACCCCAACAACAACAACCTTCTTCCTTTGAGAACCGCTCCATAAGTTTTCCATACCCAACAACCTATGGATTAAACTCTAACAATGACCTGGTCCCTTCTTGGTCCAAAGTTCCTCAATTCTTGAGAGGTTCACCTCCAAAACAACCACCCAGTAACCAGTTGCATTTCACTAACAACGCACCCTTTTGGAACGCTTCTGAGGCTGCAAACTTCAAAGATATTCGGGCCAGCTTCTTCCCTTCATTGCAACCCCCGTTCTCTACGCCAAATTTTGAAGTACAGTCCAAG AATATATCTGAAGTTAGGGAGCGTGGTACTGTGGGAAAGAAAAGTGGGAATGAGCCAGCACCCAAAAGGACCCGTAACGAAACACCATCTCCTATGCCAGCTTTTAAG ATGAGAAAAGAGAAGATGGGGGACAGAATCACTGCACTCCAACAATTGGTGTCGCCTTTCGGAAAG ACTGATACAGCCTCAGTGCTCTCTGAAGCCATTGAATACATCAAATTCCTCCACGAACAGGTCACT GCCTTAAGTACCCCGTATATGAAAACTGGAGCTCCAATACAGATTCAACAG AATTCTGGTAAATGTAAGGAAACTGAGGGTCCAAAGCAGGATCTTAGAAGCCGAGGGCTATGCTTGGTGCCTGTTTCGAGCACATTTCCAGTGACTCATGAAACCACAGTGGATTTTTGGACGCCAACATTCGGAGGGGCTTCcagataa
- the LOC137835340 gene encoding NAD(P)H dehydrogenase (quinone) FQR1 isoform X2, which yields MAVKVYIVYYSMYGHVEKLAEEIKKGASSVEGVEAKLWQVPETLPKEVLGKMSAPPKSDVPIITPDELSEADGFVFGFPTRFGMMAAQFKAFLDATGGLWRAQQLAGKPAGIFYSTGSQGGGQETTALTAITQLVHHGMIFVPIGYTFGAGMFEMEKVKGGSPYGAGTFAGDGSRQPSELELEQAFHQGKYIAAITKKLKQAA from the exons ATGGCTGTCAAAGTTTATATTGT ATACTATTCCATGTATGGACATGTTGAGAAACTGGCAGAAGAAATAAAGAAAGGTGCTTCTTCTGTGGAAGGTGTTGAAGCAAAATTATGGCAG GTACCTGAGACACTGCCCAAGGAGGTGCTTGGTAAGATGAGTGCACCACCCAAGAGCGATGTACCAATCATTACCCCAGATGAACTCTCTGAGGCTGACGGCTTCGTGTTCGGCTTCCCAACAAGGTTTGGAATGATGGCTGCTCAGTTTAAAGCCTTTCTAGATGCTACTGGAGGTCTATGGAGAGCACAACAGCTTGCAGGAAAACCTGCTGGAATCTTCTACAGCACCGGTTCGCAAGGTGGAGGCCAAGAGACTACAGC GCTCACTGCTATCACTCAGCTGGTTCATCATGGAATGATATTCGTTCCAATCGGTTATACGTTCGGTGCGGGCATGTTTGAGATGGAGAAAGtgaaaggtggaagtccatatGGTGCCGGAACTTTCGCCGGTGACGGCTCAAGACAGCCAAGTGAGCTTGAGTTGGAGCAAGCATTCCATCAAGGGAAGTACATCGCAGCCATCACAAAGAAGCTCAAGCAAGCTGCTTAA
- the LOC137835340 gene encoding NAD(P)H dehydrogenase (quinone) FQR1 isoform X3, translating into MYGHVEKLAEEIKKGASSVEGVEAKLWQVPETLPKEVLGKMSAPPKSDVPIITPDELSEADGFVFGFPTRFGMMAAQFKAFLDATGGLWRAQQLAGKPAGIFYSTGSQGGGQETTALTAITQLVHHGMIFVPIGYTFGAGMFEMEKVKGGSPYGAGTFAGDGSRQPSELELEQAFHQGKYIAAITKKLKQAA; encoded by the exons ATGTATGGACATGTTGAGAAACTGGCAGAAGAAATAAAGAAAGGTGCTTCTTCTGTGGAAGGTGTTGAAGCAAAATTATGGCAG GTACCTGAGACACTGCCCAAGGAGGTGCTTGGTAAGATGAGTGCACCACCCAAGAGCGATGTACCAATCATTACCCCAGATGAACTCTCTGAGGCTGACGGCTTCGTGTTCGGCTTCCCAACAAGGTTTGGAATGATGGCTGCTCAGTTTAAAGCCTTTCTAGATGCTACTGGAGGTCTATGGAGAGCACAACAGCTTGCAGGAAAACCTGCTGGAATCTTCTACAGCACCGGTTCGCAAGGTGGAGGCCAAGAGACTACAGC GCTCACTGCTATCACTCAGCTGGTTCATCATGGAATGATATTCGTTCCAATCGGTTATACGTTCGGTGCGGGCATGTTTGAGATGGAGAAAGtgaaaggtggaagtccatatGGTGCCGGAACTTTCGCCGGTGACGGCTCAAGACAGCCAAGTGAGCTTGAGTTGGAGCAAGCATTCCATCAAGGGAAGTACATCGCAGCCATCACAAAGAAGCTCAAGCAAGCTGCTTAA
- the LOC137835340 gene encoding NAD(P)H dehydrogenase (quinone) FQR1 isoform X1 produces the protein MCYVMGIGLFWFDCLVLGLLAEWRWCHGIPFFSCFDRYYSMYGHVEKLAEEIKKGASSVEGVEAKLWQVPETLPKEVLGKMSAPPKSDVPIITPDELSEADGFVFGFPTRFGMMAAQFKAFLDATGGLWRAQQLAGKPAGIFYSTGSQGGGQETTALTAITQLVHHGMIFVPIGYTFGAGMFEMEKVKGGSPYGAGTFAGDGSRQPSELELEQAFHQGKYIAAITKKLKQAA, from the exons ATGTGCTATGTGATGGGAATTGgtttgttttggtttgattgcttagtttTGGGGTTGTTGGCAGAATGGCGTTGGTGTCACGGAATCCCTTTT TTCTCTTGCTTTGACAGATACTATTCCATGTATGGACATGTTGAGAAACTGGCAGAAGAAATAAAGAAAGGTGCTTCTTCTGTGGAAGGTGTTGAAGCAAAATTATGGCAG GTACCTGAGACACTGCCCAAGGAGGTGCTTGGTAAGATGAGTGCACCACCCAAGAGCGATGTACCAATCATTACCCCAGATGAACTCTCTGAGGCTGACGGCTTCGTGTTCGGCTTCCCAACAAGGTTTGGAATGATGGCTGCTCAGTTTAAAGCCTTTCTAGATGCTACTGGAGGTCTATGGAGAGCACAACAGCTTGCAGGAAAACCTGCTGGAATCTTCTACAGCACCGGTTCGCAAGGTGGAGGCCAAGAGACTACAGC GCTCACTGCTATCACTCAGCTGGTTCATCATGGAATGATATTCGTTCCAATCGGTTATACGTTCGGTGCGGGCATGTTTGAGATGGAGAAAGtgaaaggtggaagtccatatGGTGCCGGAACTTTCGCCGGTGACGGCTCAAGACAGCCAAGTGAGCTTGAGTTGGAGCAAGCATTCCATCAAGGGAAGTACATCGCAGCCATCACAAAGAAGCTCAAGCAAGCTGCTTAA